CCGTTCTTCGCGGGAAAACCGGCGGTCGCCGGCCATGGTGCCGGCTTCGCGGTCCTCCACTGCTTGAACGGTCGTGCCGCCGGACTGTCGCGGAACACCACGGGTATGTCCACGCTGTCGGTGTACAGGAGGGGCGGGACGTCGGCGAAGGGGGAAGGGATCACCGGCCCACTGTGCCACTCGCCAGGGACACTCCCGCATCCTGGGTCTTCCGGGCTCTGCCGTATCCCCAGCTCGGGCGGTCGCCTGGCAGGGAGTTCAGCGCTTGGGCGCGGCCCGGGGAGCCGATGCTGAGGGGCGGGCCACCACGGGCTTCATCGGCAGGCTGGGCGCGGTTGCGGCGGTGGGCCTGGGCTGCCGCCGCCCCCGGTCGTGCGCGAGTTCGACGGCGACGTCTTGGACGAGCGCTGCGCGAGCGTAGGCGGACTTGACGGCACACTTCCGTACGTGACCACCCTGACCGACGTGCTCGGAGCCGACGACGATCTCCTCGTCGTCTTCCCGCTGCAACGCCCGGGTGTCCCGCACCGCTCCGTTTCTGGAGCGGACAGGCGACGGAGCGTATTGGGGTCGAGGCGGCCGGCGCGGCCCGTTTCTGCGAAGTCCGGGCGCCCGCCCCGTGCAGCGTCCGGAACTGGGCGTACGTCAGCCGGGTCGCGGGGAACGAGGGCGGTGGCAGGAAGGGGGCCACCAGCGGACGTGTTGTTCGGACCCGGCTCCGCGGCCGACGGATACCCGACAGGATGGTTCTCATGCCTGATACCCCGATGGTGAATCTCGCTGACCACAGCGCATACGGCCTCGAACTGGAGATGAGCCTGCTGCTCCCCTCCGCCGCGCCGGCCCCCTGGGGGGCCGCGGTGCACGAGGCGGCCCGCATCCTTGTCGACCAGCCATGGGAACAGGGCAGCCGGGCACCCGTAGACCTGTGCACGCTGTCCCTGCTCCTGTTCGCCCGGACTCATGGCTCCGACCGCGTGCCCCCGGACGTGCCGGTCACCGAGCTGTGTGAGGCCCTCTCCGGGCCGGCGGATCGGGAGCCGCGGATCGTCGACGAGATCGGCCGAGCGCTGACGGAGACCGGGCAAGGCTACGACCCCGCTGCCCGGCAGGGCCGACCCCTGTGGAGCATCTTCAACGTGGTGCGCGACCAGTACGGCGGCCGTATCGGCGCCAGCCTCCTCGCCGACGATATCGAGCCGCCCGCCCCCGGGCCTTCCCCGATGCGGGCCGCAGCTGGACGGCTCGCCCAGTTCCTCACCGCGTACCCGGAGCAGGCCCGCGAGCAGGCCACTGCACCGGCGGTCGCGCCCGGTCCTCTCATCATCGAGTCCGATCGGATCCAGATCGTGACCGCCAACAGCGTCAGGCCCCTCCGCTGCTCGCAGGGCGACCCGGTGCGCATGGTGCGCGTCGACGGGCCCGAGGCGACCCTCGAGTGCGAGCTAGGGCATACCTCAGGGCACTGGGAGCTTGAGGCTGCGCGGGTGAGGATGGCTGCCGCCCGGGCAACGGGGGCCCATCGCCTCCTCCGTCGTGGACGAGGCCGGGTTCACCTGGGACCTGGGCGGCCACGTGGTCTTCTCCCACTTCGGTGAGTTCGACCGGCTCCTGGCCGAGCTGTTCACCCACGGGGAGCTGCTGCACCACGACCGCTCCTCCTACATCCGGCACGCCGGCGGATGGACGCCCTACCCGTTCCAGCAGCACCTCCACCACCTCCCGCCGAAGGACGCCGTGGCCTGCCTGCGCGACCTCCTCACCGCACGCCCCGACCCCCGCAAAGGCCGTGCGCCGGCGGACTTCGCGACCTGGCTGGTCACGGTGTACGGCCAGGCCTTGGTGGACCGTTTCTTCGCCCCGTACAACACCAAGGTGTGGGCGACGCCGCTGGAAGACATGGCCTCGGCGTGGGTAGCCGAGCGGGTGGCCCCGATTGATGTCGAGCAGGCCCTCGCCGCGTTCGTCGGCACCGCGGCACCCGGGCGCCGGTGGGGCCCCAATGCCACCTTCGCGTTCCCCGCGTCCGGCGGCACCGGCGAGATCTGGCGCCGTCTCGCGGCCCGCATCCCCGCCGGCCGCCTGCGCACCCAGGCCCGCGCGACCGCCGTCGACCCCGCAGCCCGTACCGTCACCCTCGCCGACGGCACGAGGATCGGCTACGGCAGCCTGGTGGCCACCGGCCCCCTCGACCAGCTCGCCGCCATGACCGCTGCCTGCCCGGCCCTGCTCCGGACGGCCGCCCAGAACCTGCGCCACACCACCGTGGCCATGGTCGGCCTCGGCTACCGGACACCGACCACCGACGCCCGGTCCTGGCTGTACTTCCCGCAGTCCGACGTGCCCTTCTACCGGGCCACGAACTTCAGCAAGTACGCGCCAGCCAACGTCCCCCGTGCCGACGTGGACGCCTACAGCGCCTGGATGACCGAAACCTCCCTCACCCCCGGTCGGGCCATCGACCCCGAGGCGCTGGTCCACTCCTGCGACCAGGCCCTCCGCCGCCACGGCCTCGTGCCGGCGCAGGCGCCGCGCGCCAGTGCCCACATCGAGGTCATCCCGTACGCGTACCCGGTGCCCACCCTCGGCCGCGACCAGGTCCTGGCACAGGTGATGCCGTGGATGGAAGAGCGCGCCATCTACCCGCGGGGCCGCTTCGGGATCTGGCGCTACGAGATCGGCAACATGGACCACGCGGTCAAGATGGGCATCGACATCGCCCGCCGACTGGTGCACGGAACGCGCGAGGAACTCCTTGCCTCCGCACCCCTGGCGCCCACAACGTCCGCGGCCCGGGTGGAGTGCCGGTGACGGCCGGCACGCGGACGGCCACAGCGCTGTTCGCCGGACACTGCTTCCGCGTCGTTACCGACACAGCCTTCGACGCCGTCCAAGCACGTTACCTCCAGGCCTTCGTCCCCGAATTTCAGCCCGCACCGCCGTGCGGGGAGGAGAGCGCTGTCCGGGTCCGCCACGACGCAGCCCTCTTCCAGGCCAGTACGGCCCGCGTTGCGGACGCCGCCTCTCTGACCGTGGCGCCGTTCCGCGGCGAGCCGTACCACCGCTGCGAGCTGGACGACACCACCTGGTGGCGGCCCGCTCCCGACACGCACTTACCCCTCGACCACCTCTATGCCCGGGACGCGGCGGGCAGTCAGACGGTGCTGCTGAAACCTGGTGCCGAGCGCGGCGAGCGGTACCTGATGCGTGTCGTCCGCGAGGTCGTCCTGCGATGCTCCGAACACCGCGGGTGGACTTCCTTCCACGCTGCGGCCGCTGCCCTTGACGACCGCGGTGTGCTCATCGCCGCACCCTCCGCGGCGGGCAAGACAACCGTGCTCACCGCACTGGCCGCCCACTGCGGGGCGGACCTGATCGCATCCGACCGGGCCCTGGTGACCGCCGACGCGGGAACGGTGGCCGGGGTGCCGATCTCGGTCCGGATCGGCGGGGGCACCCTGTCCGCACTGGCCCCGCGTGAAGGTCTGCCGAACCCGCACGCCCTGCCCGGAGACTTCGGCAGCGCCCGCAAAGCAGCACTGACCCCGCGCAGGTTTGCCGACGCCTTCCGCACCGGCGTGCGGGAGACAGCGCCCCTGCGGCTAGTCGTCGTACCCCGCCTCTGCGACGACGACCGGACCTTGACCAGCCGCATCCTCAGCAGAGCGGGGGCCCGCACCGCCCTCACAGCCGTGTGCTGCACCCCGTACGACGAGGACTGGCTCGAGCCCTGGTTCGCCGACCGGACCCGGACCCCAGCCGACCTGGCAGGCCAGGCCGCCGACCTCATCGACAGACTTGTTGCCACCGCTCCCGTCCTCCAGGTCACGGCCGGCGTGCACAGCCCCGGCTTGTTGGAGAAGATCACCGGCGCGGTGACGGGGAGGCTGCCGTGTCAGTGAGCCGCATCGCCCTGGTGGGACCGGTCGCCGCCGGGAAGTCGACGCTGTCTGCGGCGATATCCGCCCATACCGGCCTGCTCCGCATCGACCTCGACGAGCTGTTCTGGGGGCCGAACTGGACCCCCCTGGACACCCCCGTCTTCCACAAGGCCGCACGTGACCGCCTCGCAGCACCAGCATGGATCGCGGACGGCAACTACGGCGGCGAAATCGCCGAGATGCTCCTGGACCGCGCCGAGCTGGTCCTCTGGCTCGACCTGCCGCTCCACGTGTGCCTGCCCCGTCTTCTCAGCCGCTCGCTGCGCCGGGCAAGCACCGGCGAAGAGCTCTTCGCCGGGAACCGGGAGACCTACCGCCACCTGCTGGCCGCGGACTCCATCCTCCGCTGGGGCCCCATGCACCACCACCGCCACCAACGCCGCTGGTCCGCCCGACTTCACCCCGACCACACGCCCGGCATCAAGGTAGTGCGACTGGACCGCCCCGCCACCATCACCCCGCAGCTGCGCAGGCTCGGCCTGCTGCCCGCAACAGGAAGGGGACGCCCGTGATCGCCGCCGTCGTCCGCGTGCCCTGGCACACCGCCCACGGCGGCTACGACCGCCTCCTGGACCACCTGCCCGAAGTCCGCCGCATCACCCCGCCCCGCCACCGGGTAGCGATCCGGGCCTTCACGGCGGCCCACCGCGTTGTCGGCCCCCACTGCCCGCTGCCGTTCTATCCGGCCGAGCACTTCGCCACCGATCTGCGCGTCCTCGCCTCCCGCCAACCGGCGCACGTCCTCTACGGGGACGAGCAATTCTGGCTCTCCCGCCTCCGCACCGGTCCGACCGCAGTCACCTACCACCAGCCGCCCGACTACCTTGCCAAGCTGCTGCCGATCAAAGCGTGGCAGCGCCTGGCCCCGCGGGTGGACCAGATCATCGTCCTCGATCCCGAGCAGCAGGCCTTCTTCGGCGACTTGGTTCCTCCAGATCGTGTGCACCTCGTGCCGCACGGCATCGACACCACCGCCTTCACCCCCGCGGACACACCACAGCATCAGGGCCGTCCTCTGGTGCTGACCGTGGGCTGGTGGCTGCGCGACTTTGACACCCTCTACGCCGTCCATGACCTCCTGCACCGCCGCCACGGCCAGGACATCGAGCTGGCCGTCGTCACCCGGCAGGCCGCTTCACGTCCGTGGCACCCGGCCGCGCGCATCCTGGAAGGGATCAGTGAGCAGGAGCTGGTAGCCCTCTACCGGCGGGCGGCGTTCCTGCTGCTGCCCCTGACCGGGGCCAGCGCCAACAACGCACTGCTGGAAGCTCTCGCCTGCGGCACCCCGGCCGTTGTCACGGACATCGGCGGCATTCGGCACTACACCGGGGGCGGCCCGGCCGCTGTCCTGGTTCCACCTGGCGACGCGTCGGCTGCGGCCGACGCCTCCGACAGGCTGCTTGCCGAGCTGGGCACCGCCGACCGCATCGCACGGCGTGCTGCCGCCCGCGCGCGGGCCGAATCCTTCGCCTGGCCACGCATCGCCGCCGACGTACGCTCCGTCTACCGGATGCTGGAGGCAGCATGACCGCCGCCGAGATGTGGTTGGACGTGGTCGTGCCGACCCTCGTCACGGGACTGCTGGCCCGTGCCCTCTGGGCCGCCATCGCGGTCGAGGCGAGCGCGCGGTGGCTCCTGAACACCCCCGCGAACCGCCCCGGCGACGTGGACAGTCAGGCACCCTGGCTGCTGGTGCTGCTGCCGATGCTCCGTGAACAGGCCGTCGCGGCCGAGTCGATCGCCGCGTTCACCGGCCTCGACTACCCCGCAGGCCGCGCCGCCGTCGCGGCCATCACCACCGAACGGGAGCACACAGCCCGAGCCCAGCACCGCACACGCCTGCCGGAGCTCGCCGCCCTGCCCACCCTGGCGGCAGCCCAGCTGCGGGGCATGTTCCCCGCAGCGCGCTGCCAGGCCGTCGCCGAGACCGTGAGCGCCGCCTCGCGCGACGAGCGCTTAGTGGTGCTGACCAGCTGTTCGATGCCGAGCCGAGCACCGCCGACGTCGTGTCCGCCCTGACCGCCGACCGGACAGAGGGGCTGCCGCTGGTGCATCTGCACCAGCCTGACGTAGGCGGCCGAAAGCCGGGACAGCTCAACTTCGCCCTCGACCACATGCCCGACGTCCTCGGCAAGCTCGGCTGGCGCGAGGAAACCCACGCCGACAACACCTTCGTCCTGGTCTACGATGCCGACGCCGTCCCCGACCGGACCACCCTCACCGCCTTCGCCGGCGCCGCCGCCGAACACCGGGCGTCTACCGGCCGTACTCCGGCACTGATCCAGCAGCAGAGGCTCCCGCTGCTGGGCCGCCGCGCCTT
This DNA window, taken from Streptomyces sp. TN58, encodes the following:
- a CDS encoding protoporphyrinogen/coproporphyrinogen oxidase translates to MDEAGFTWDLGGHVVFSHFGEFDRLLAELFTHGELLHHDRSSYIRHAGGWTPYPFQQHLHHLPPKDAVACLRDLLTARPDPRKGRAPADFATWLVTVYGQALVDRFFAPYNTKVWATPLEDMASAWVAERVAPIDVEQALAAFVGTAAPGRRWGPNATFAFPASGGTGEIWRRLAARIPAGRLRTQARATAVDPAARTVTLADGTRIGYGSLVATGPLDQLAAMTAACPALLRTAAQNLRHTTVAMVGLGYRTPTTDARSWLYFPQSDVPFYRATNFSKYAPANVPRADVDAYSAWMTETSLTPGRAIDPEALVHSCDQALRRHGLVPAQAPRASAHIEVIPYAYPVPTLGRDQVLAQVMPWMEERAIYPRGRFGIWRYEIGNMDHAVKMGIDIARRLVHGTREELLASAPLAPTTSAARVECR
- a CDS encoding glycosyltransferase family 4 protein, translating into MIAAVVRVPWHTAHGGYDRLLDHLPEVRRITPPRHRVAIRAFTAAHRVVGPHCPLPFYPAEHFATDLRVLASRQPAHVLYGDEQFWLSRLRTGPTAVTYHQPPDYLAKLLPIKAWQRLAPRVDQIIVLDPEQQAFFGDLVPPDRVHLVPHGIDTTAFTPADTPQHQGRPLVLTVGWWLRDFDTLYAVHDLLHRRHGQDIELAVVTRQAASRPWHPAARILEGISEQELVALYRRAAFLLLPLTGASANNALLEALACGTPAVVTDIGGIRHYTGGGPAAVLVPPGDASAAADASDRLLAELGTADRIARRAAARARAESFAWPRIAADVRSVYRMLEAA